Proteins from one Vibrio coralliirubri genomic window:
- a CDS encoding aromatic amino acid transport family protein, producing MNKSKVFGSTLIIAGTTIGAGMLALPLASAGIGFSTSLFLMLGLWALMAFTALLMVELHQFAESDATLHTLAHTILGTKGKWIASFAVMFLFYALCSAYIAGGGAQFNQRISDIAGIELNAQITTLLFTLLVAGVVTIGTHSVDKVNRVLFGLKLIAMVLVLSFLAPNITSQYLMSMPLQQGLIVAAIPVVFTSFGFHGSIPSIVRYLDGDVRSLRKVMIIGSALPLVIYVFWQSVTLGVISQEQLLSDTSLGALLVSLSQTVHQSNLSVIVGVFADLALLTSFIGVSLGLFEFMGDSLSKKLGNAKRVKTAAITFLPPLGFALFYPQGFIMALGYAAIALSVLAILLPTVMVYKVRYTDFSVKPQSAEASYQVLGGSKALFLAGSVGVFIIAIQVLISVGLLPSLG from the coding sequence ATGAATAAATCAAAGGTTTTTGGTAGTACTTTGATCATTGCAGGCACAACCATTGGTGCTGGCATGCTCGCTCTTCCACTTGCTTCTGCAGGTATTGGCTTTTCAACTTCACTTTTCTTGATGCTGGGTTTATGGGCGTTAATGGCCTTTACGGCGCTATTAATGGTAGAACTTCACCAATTCGCAGAATCTGACGCTACCCTACACACGTTAGCTCATACCATTTTAGGGACAAAAGGAAAGTGGATTGCGAGCTTCGCGGTAATGTTTCTTTTCTACGCTCTGTGTTCGGCATACATAGCTGGCGGCGGTGCGCAATTTAACCAACGAATTTCGGATATCGCGGGTATCGAACTCAATGCTCAAATCACCACGCTTCTATTTACCCTATTAGTTGCCGGCGTTGTGACGATTGGTACACACAGTGTTGATAAAGTTAACCGCGTTTTGTTTGGCTTGAAGCTTATCGCGATGGTTTTGGTACTCAGCTTCCTAGCGCCAAACATTACCTCTCAATACTTAATGAGCATGCCTTTACAGCAAGGCCTGATTGTTGCGGCGATTCCGGTTGTGTTTACCTCTTTTGGTTTCCACGGCAGCATCCCATCAATCGTTAGATACCTAGATGGTGACGTTCGTTCTTTACGTAAGGTAATGATTATTGGCTCGGCACTGCCTCTGGTTATCTACGTTTTCTGGCAAAGTGTTACTTTGGGTGTGATTAGCCAAGAGCAATTATTGTCTGATACAAGTTTAGGCGCGCTATTAGTCTCACTATCACAGACTGTTCATCAATCCAACCTAAGCGTGATCGTCGGTGTATTCGCGGACCTAGCACTGCTGACATCTTTTATTGGTGTGAGCTTGGGTTTATTTGAATTCATGGGCGACTCACTGAGCAAGAAACTAGGTAACGCGAAACGTGTTAAGACAGCTGCTATCACCTTCTTACCGCCACTGGGTTTTGCCTTATTTTACCCACAAGGCTTCATCATGGCTTTAGGCTATGCAGCCATTGCACTTTCAGTGCTCGCGATTCTGTTACCAACAGTGATGGTCTACAAGGTTCGTTACACTGATTTCTCTGTCAAACCTCAATCTGCAGAAGCCAGTTACCAAGTGTTAGGCGGTAGCAAAGCGCTGTTTTTAGCAGGTAGCGTTGGCGTATTTATCATTGCCATTCAAGTTCTTATTTCAGTAGGGTTACTGCCTTCTTTGGGCTAA
- a CDS encoding methyl-accepting chemotaxis protein, protein MKEVQFRTIDKLFIKMSINDKFWVIFLIFFAALVSLAGLNYANKMEHIDVTAKQQVEYQLQGILSASDSPASVRSVSHQTRAQQTTISNNGSVTATALAQDGKYYSLTVSTNDIQNQKQQALYTLLLSFLWCVPFGLFCYWVATFLGGALWVLYSTTQKIGDGDLTSRLGFHPGRDEFGTIGCALDRSMDTLSELVNNVNHSAATLSETSASFETEMKRSETQIMSQNASLDSVATAMDQMTASANEVSNISARSTEQTEQDAQQINDSHAKVQQAISEITTLSSLIEQTSSSVTSLNVNTSQINEVITTINAISEQTNLLALNAAIEAARAGEQGRGFAVVADEVRTLASRTQSATVEIQAMIERLQQESQNIAKITEQTVDQAQTSSQLISDIGHDVNSIADSAQALMDMSIQIATSADEQSNVANTIAAELNDIRSQSDVIKDVAQNSSNGVSRLTEASVSLSQTLARYRT, encoded by the coding sequence ATGAAAGAAGTACAATTTCGAACGATAGACAAACTGTTTATCAAGATGTCGATCAACGACAAGTTTTGGGTCATTTTCTTAATCTTTTTTGCCGCTTTGGTAAGCCTGGCTGGACTGAACTACGCCAACAAAATGGAACACATTGACGTAACTGCAAAACAACAGGTCGAGTATCAACTGCAAGGCATTTTATCAGCATCAGATTCCCCTGCTTCTGTTCGCTCTGTTAGCCATCAAACTCGCGCTCAACAAACCACTATTTCAAACAATGGTTCGGTGACTGCCACAGCACTCGCACAAGATGGCAAATACTACTCACTTACCGTTTCAACTAACGATATACAGAATCAAAAGCAGCAAGCACTGTACACTTTATTACTGAGCTTTTTGTGGTGTGTGCCTTTTGGTCTTTTCTGTTACTGGGTAGCGACCTTCCTAGGCGGCGCACTTTGGGTTCTTTACTCAACGACTCAAAAGATTGGTGATGGTGACTTAACATCACGCCTTGGCTTCCACCCTGGCCGTGACGAATTTGGTACGATTGGTTGTGCGCTTGACCGTTCAATGGACACGCTTAGTGAGTTAGTCAACAACGTAAACCACAGTGCAGCAACGCTAAGTGAAACGTCGGCTTCTTTCGAAACAGAGATGAAGCGCAGCGAAACACAAATCATGAGCCAAAACGCCTCTCTGGACTCTGTAGCGACAGCAATGGATCAAATGACAGCTTCGGCAAATGAAGTCTCTAACATCTCTGCACGTTCAACGGAACAAACAGAGCAAGACGCGCAGCAAATCAACGATAGCCACGCAAAAGTTCAACAGGCAATCTCGGAAATCACCACCCTTTCTTCTTTGATTGAGCAAACCTCATCTTCTGTTACTAGCTTGAATGTGAACACGAGCCAAATTAACGAAGTCATCACGACGATCAATGCTATTTCAGAGCAAACTAACTTACTTGCTTTGAATGCCGCGATTGAAGCCGCTCGTGCGGGCGAACAAGGCCGTGGTTTCGCTGTTGTTGCTGATGAAGTAAGAACACTGGCAAGCCGCACTCAATCAGCTACGGTAGAAATCCAAGCGATGATTGAGCGCTTACAACAAGAGAGCCAAAATATCGCGAAGATCACCGAACAGACGGTTGATCAAGCGCAAACCAGTAGCCAACTGATTTCGGACATTGGTCACGACGTAAATTCTATTGCAGATTCAGCTCAAGCACTGATGGACATGAGTATCCAAATCGCAACATCAGCCGATGAGCAAAGTAACGTTGCCAATACGATTGCAGCTGAACTTAACGATATTCGCAGCCAATCCGATGTGATTAAAGACGTCGCTCAAAACTCTTCAAATGGTGTATCTAGACTAACAGAAGCGTCGGTTTCTCTGTCTCAGACGTTGGCACGCTACCGCACTTAA
- a CDS encoding HAD-IA family hydrolase, with translation MRLEQTKCVIFDCDGTLIDSEKLCCQALVNVFTGFGAELNVNDCYAHFQGGKLADILMDTQERLGLSISIDTLEPLYRTELEALFQRHLKPMEGAIELIEFLKQQDIEFCIASNAPKSRVESSLAMTGMLDDFKGKVFSAFDANSWKPEPDLIMYTAMNMGFLPNECIYVDDTLKGIEAGVRAGIQSFRLRPSIDEAIVDSEADSAELAAQDIYSLEEISVWINGKHCSNGGISNSAALVG, from the coding sequence ATGCGGTTAGAACAGACTAAATGTGTGATTTTCGATTGTGACGGAACACTTATCGATAGTGAAAAGCTGTGCTGCCAAGCTTTGGTGAACGTTTTCACTGGCTTTGGGGCGGAGCTAAACGTCAACGACTGCTATGCGCACTTTCAAGGCGGGAAGCTAGCCGACATCTTAATGGATACACAAGAACGTCTTGGGCTATCTATCTCAATTGATACACTCGAACCGTTATATCGCACTGAATTAGAAGCACTGTTCCAACGTCATTTAAAACCGATGGAAGGCGCTATCGAACTTATTGAATTCCTCAAACAACAAGACATTGAGTTTTGTATCGCTTCCAATGCACCGAAATCTAGAGTTGAATCTTCATTGGCGATGACAGGCATGCTAGATGACTTCAAAGGCAAAGTGTTCTCAGCTTTTGATGCTAATAGTTGGAAGCCAGAGCCTGATCTAATCATGTACACCGCCATGAACATGGGCTTTCTACCGAATGAGTGCATCTACGTGGATGATACGTTGAAAGGGATTGAGGCTGGTGTTCGCGCGGGTATCCAATCGTTTCGATTACGCCCGAGTATTGATGAAGCAATCGTAGATTCCGAAGCCGACTCAGCAGAACTCGCGGCTCAGGATATCTACAGTCTAGAAGAAATTTCAGTGTGGATTAATGGCAAGCACTGCTCAAATGGTGGTATATCGAATTCTGCAGCTTTGGTGGGGTAG
- a CDS encoding ACP phosphodiesterase has protein sequence MNFLAHLHIAKHCNSNLAGNLLGDFVKGDPNKHYSDSLSDGIRLHRFVDSYTDRHDVSRSAKSLFSDQTRRFAPIALDVFWDHCLANHWAQFSQQTLERFCLDSHEQIFEHQEPHWPENFVMVHQKMAEHRWLESYQDMSSIEVVLQRMALRRPKLSMLEACYDDLERHYDTLQCHFNELYPNVLEEAKLFNALQMKKNQKER, from the coding sequence ATGAACTTTCTCGCACACCTTCACATCGCCAAGCACTGTAACAGCAACTTAGCAGGTAACCTGTTGGGTGATTTTGTTAAAGGCGACCCTAATAAACACTATTCTGACTCCCTTTCTGACGGCATTAGGCTTCATCGATTTGTTGATAGCTATACTGATCGTCATGATGTATCTCGTTCTGCAAAATCACTTTTCTCAGACCAAACACGACGCTTTGCGCCTATCGCACTCGATGTATTTTGGGATCACTGCTTAGCCAATCATTGGGCTCAGTTTTCACAGCAGACATTAGAGCGTTTTTGTTTAGATAGCCATGAGCAGATCTTTGAGCATCAAGAGCCGCACTGGCCAGAAAATTTCGTTATGGTCCATCAGAAAATGGCTGAACACAGATGGTTAGAGAGCTATCAAGACATGTCGTCTATAGAGGTGGTATTGCAGCGAATGGCGTTGAGAAGGCCCAAGCTCAGTATGCTCGAGGCATGTTACGATGACCTCGAACGTCACTACGATACGTTGCAGTGTCACTTTAATGAGCTTTATCCCAACGTTTTAGAAGAAGCGAAGCTGTTTAATGCGCTTCAAATGAAGAAAAATCAAAAGGAAAGGTAA